Proteins from a single region of Papaver somniferum cultivar HN1 unplaced genomic scaffold, ASM357369v1 unplaced-scaffold_79, whole genome shotgun sequence:
- the LOC113344684 gene encoding L-type lectin-domain containing receptor kinase IV.1-like isoform X2, producing MADITPEGILRLTNTEKKNSVGHCFYSNPVQFHHNSSSSSANGNTTTAVSFSTTFVFAIVSETEISGQGLAFVIAPKRGLPGALANQFLGLFNGKNNGKPENHVFAVELDTSEDVEYDHDSNHVGININDLKSVKEKPAGYYTDENGGYKSLLLKSGRAMQVWVEYDGSQKQINVTIAPIKVNKPNVPLLSFHQDLSTILLDTMYVGFSSSTRTAQTFHYILGWSFQINGDAQGLEISSLPKLPEGKSKMLTIVLSTVMSSVVLIAICLGIFLVLRKRKFAELVEEWEHIYGTHRFTYKDLYTATKGFAEKEIIGSGAFGQVYRGVLPSSKMEVAVKKVSHDSSRGMQQFIAEIVSIGKLRHRNLVQLYGYCRRKGELLLVYEFLSCGSLEKFIFPSHSDAASSSPRAILNWTQRFKVIKGVASGLVYLHEEWEKVVIHRDVKASNVLLDSEMNPKLGDFGLAMLFDHGTGDAFTSRVAGTPGYIAPEMTRSGYASTSTDVYSFGVFLLEVACGKRPGEVKTDSTGEHLVYLVDLVLSRSRKGIILETIDPIFGNEYVAEEIDLVLKLGLLCTHTNSEFRPTMRQVMQYLNGDAALLQTDLWALEMSDTINLAFASPRAPLGDLYPYGVDGTTTGFSSTPEVSVISGTR from the coding sequence ATGGCAGATATCACCCCTGAAGGGATATTGAGGTTAACAAACACGGAAAAGAAAAATTCAGTTGGCCATTGCTTCTACTCCAATCCAGTTCAATTCCATCATaactcttcatcatcatcagccaaCGGTAACACTACTACTGCAGTCTCCTTCTCTACTACTTTCGTCTTTGCCATAGTCTCCGAGACCGAAATAAGTGGTCAGGGGCTTGCCTTTGTTATTGCACCTAAAAGAGGGCTACCTGGAGCTCTAGCTAACCAATTTCTTGGTCTTTTCAATGGGAAAAACAATGGAAAACCTGAAAACCATGTTTTTGCAGTGGAGCTAGATACTAGCGAAGATGTTGAGTATGATCACGACAGTAACCatgttggtatcaatattaacgacttaaagtctgTTAAGGAAAAACCCGCTGGGTATTACACTGATGAGAATGGTGGGTACAAGAGCTTACTTCTTAAAAGTGGGAGAGCCATGCAAGTTTGGGTGGAATATGATGGGTCGCAGAAGCAAATTAATGTAACAATAGCTCCAATTAAGGTAAACAAACCAAATGTTCCGTTGTTATCttttcaccaagatctttcaacCATCCTCTTGGACACTATGTATGTGGGGTTTTCATCGTCTACTCGAACCGCGCAAACATTTCATTACATATTAGGATGGAGTTTTCAGATTAACGGCGATGCTCAAGGTCTGGAGATCTCTAGCCTTCCCAAGCTTCCAGAAGGTAAATCAAAAATGTTGACGATTGTGTTGTCAACAGTTATGTCATCTGTCGTGTTAATAGCGATATGCTTGGGCATCTTTTTGGTCCTAAGGAAGAGAAAGTTCGCGGAGTTGGTAGAGGAGTGGGAACATATTTACGGGACACATAGATTCACATATAAAGATCTATACACGGCTACAAAAGGGTTTGCAGAGAAAGAGATTATAGGGTCGGGCGCCTTTGGTCAGGTCTACAGAGGTGTATTGCCCTCTTCTAAAATGGAAGTTGCTGTCAAGAAAGTCTCCCATGATTCATCTCGTGGGATGCAGCAATTTATTGCAGAAATTGTCAGCATAGGCAAGCTACGGCACCGAAACTTAGTACAACTCTATGGCTATTGCAGGCGAAAGGGAGAGCTACTTTTAGTGTATGAGTTCCTGTCCTGTGGAAGCTTAGAGAAGTTCATATTCCCGTCTCATTCGGATGCAGCATCTTCATCACCAAGAGCAATACTTAATTGGACTCAAAGATTTAAAGTCATAAAAGGTGTAGCTTCAGGACTAGTTTATCTACATGAAGAATGGGAAAAGGTTGTGATTCACAGAGATGTGAAGGCAAGCAATGTTTTATTAGATTCTGAAATGAATCCAAAATTGGGTGATTTTGGTCTTGCAATGTTATTTGACCATGGGACAGGTGATGCTTTTACTTCTAGGGTTGCAGGCACACCGGGTTATATCGCACCAGAAATGACTAGAAGCGGATATGCATCAACCAGCACTGACGTGTACTCTTTTGGGGTTTTCTTGCTTGAAGTTGCTTGTGGGAAGAGACCAGGAGAGGTAAAAACAGACTCAACAGGTGAGCATTTGGTTTATCTGGTAGATTTGGTTCTGTCTCGTTCTAGGAAAGGCATTATTCTTGAAACCATTGATCCAATTTTTGGAAATGAATATGTAGCAGAGGAGATAGACTTGGTTTTGAAACTTGGGTTGTTATGTACTCATACTAATTCTGAATTTAGACCAACAATGAGACAAGTTATGCAGTATCTGAATGGAGATGCAGCTTTGCTTCAAACAGATTTGTGGGCTCTTGAGATGAGCGATACCATCAATCTAGCGTTCGCGAGCCCTCGAGCACCTTTGGGAGACTTGTATCCTTATGGTGTAGACGGTACAACCACTGGATTTTCGTCTACACCCGAAGTGTCAGTGATTTCTGGTACCCGCTGA
- the LOC113344686 gene encoding L-type lectin-domain containing receptor kinase IV.1-like, whose translation MFLFKLLSVLLFSLFYFILSFAATSEDLGFEYNGFRNAQNLSCNGMVDITPGGLLRLTNTNSKHQLGHCFYSGPVQFSSNSSSSANMGNTTSVVSFSTSFVFAIVSESDVSGQGLAFVIAPQRGLPGALANQYLGLFNDSNNGNPENHVFAVELDTIKNVEYDIDDNHVGININGLKSVQAESAKYYADNNAGYKNLSLNSGQAMQVWVEYDGSQKQVNVTIAPFKDGALRLMAWLKSSISLAFLNFQSLKKKQ comes from the exons ATGTTCTTATTCAAGCTCCTATCTGTTTTGTTGTTTTCTCTGTTCTATTTCATCCTAAGTTTTGCAGCAACATCAGAGGATCTTGGCTTTGAATACAATGGCTTCAGAAATGCTCAAAATTTGAGTTGTAACGGCATGGTGGATATCACACCTGGCGGCCTATTAAGGTTAACCAACACCAATTCCAAGCATCAACTTGGTCATTGCTTCTACTCCGGTCCAGTTCAGTTCTCCAGTAACTCCTCATCATCAGCCAATATGGGTAATACTACTTCTGTAGTCTCCTTCTCTACTTCTTTCGTCTTTGCCATAGTCTCCGAGAGTGACGTAAGTGGTCAGGGGCTTGCCTTTGTTATTGCACCTCAGAGAGGGCTTCCTGGAGCTCTAGCAAACCAATATCTTGGTCTATTCAATGATTCAAACAATGGAAACCCTGAGAACCATGTTTTTGCAGTGGAGTTGGATACTATAAAAAACGTAGAGTATGACATCGACGACAACCATGTCGGTATCAATATCAATGGCTTAAAGTCTGTTCAGGCTGAATCTGCCAAGTACTACGCTGATAATAACGCCGGGTATAAGAACCTAAGTCTTAACAGTGGACAAGCCATGCAAGTTTGGGTAGAATATGATGGGTCACAGAAGCAAGTTAATGTAACCATAGCTCCATTCAAG GATGGAGCTTTAAGATTAATGGCATGGCTCAAGAGTTCGATCTCTCTAGCTTTCCTGAACTTCCAAAGCCTGAAAAAAAAGCAATGA
- the LOC113344619 gene encoding L-type lectin-domain containing receptor kinase IV.1-like produces MLTVVLSIIIPIVVMITICLGIFFFLRKKKFAELIEDWEEIYGTHRFSFKELYKATNGFGEAEIIGRGAFGEVYRGVLPTSRKEVAIKKVTHDSTHGLQQFIAEIVSIGKVRHRNLLHLYGYCRRKGELLLVYEFLSCGSLEKFIFPSSSSASSSVSSRSTLNWCQRFKIIKGVTSGLVYLHEEWEKVVIHRDVKASNVLLDAEMNPKLGDFGLAMLFDHGTIDAPISRICGTPGYIAPEMNRSGIASMSTDVYAFGVFLLEVACGKRPVQIKTDVTGVRSIYLVDLVLSCWRKGTLRETIDPSFGSEYVAEEIELVLKLGLLCTHTNSDLRPTMRQVMQYLNGDVCLLQTDLWVLEMSDTLSQVFSRVNMGDLYPCGIDSTFSGSSSTPNESVPSGPR; encoded by the coding sequence ATGTTGACTGTAGTGTTGTCAATAATTATCCCAATTGTTGTGATGATAACGATATGTCTGGGCATCTTTTTCTTCTTAAGGAAAAAAAAGTTCGCCGAATTGATAGAGGACTGGGAAGAAATTTATGGGACACATAGATTCTCATTTAAAGAACTGTACAAGGCCACAAATGGATTTGGAGAGGCAGAGATTATAGGGAGGGGTGCCTTTGGTGAAGTCTACCGAGGTGTATTGCCTACTTCTCGAAAGGAAGTCGCCATCAAGAAAGTTACGCATGATTCAACACATGGGTTGCAGCAATTTATTGCAGAAATTGTAAGCATTGGCAAGGTTCGGCACAGAAACTTATTACACCTCTATGGCTATTGCAGAAGAAAGGGAGAGCTGCTTTTAGTGTACGAGTTCCTGTCTTGTGGAAGTTTAGAGAAGTTCATCTTTCCGTCAAGTTCGAGTGCATCATCGTCAGTGTCTTCAAGATCAACACTTAATTGGTGTCAAAGGTTTAAAATCATAAAGGGAGTAACATCTGGACTAGTTTATCTACACGAAGAATGGGAAAAAGTTGTGATTCACAGGGATGTGAAGGCAAGCAATGTTTTATTAGATGCTGAAATGAACCCAAAATTGGGCGACTTTGGTCTTGCAATGTTATTTGATCATGGGACAATTGACGCACCTATTTCTAGAATTTGCGGCACACCAGGTTATATCGCACCAGAAATGAATAGAAGCGGGATAGCATCAATGAGTACTGATGTGTATGCATTCGGGGTTTTCTTGCTTGAAGTTGCTTGCGGGAAGAGACCAGTGCAGATAAAAACAGACGTAACAGGTGTCCGTTCGATTTACCTGGTCGATTTGGTTCTGTCTTGCTGGAGGAAAGGCACTCTGCGTGAGACTATTGATCCAAGTTTTGGAAGTGAATATgtagcagaagaaatagaattgGTTTTGAAACTTGGATTGCTATGTACTCATACTAATTCTGACTTAAGACCAACCATGAGACAAGTCATGCAATATCTGAATGGAGATGTTTGTCTGCTTCAAACAGATTTATGGGTCCTCGAGATGAGCGATACCCTGAGTCAAGTATTCTCGCGAGTAAACATGGGTGACTTATACCCTTGCGGTATAGACAGCACTTTCTCTGGATCATCGTCAACCCCCAACGAGTCAGTGCCATCTGGTCCCCGTTGA
- the LOC113344684 gene encoding L-type lectin-domain containing receptor kinase IV.1-like isoform X3 — MFVFKLLSCSLFFFLMVTLASSVADLGFQYNGFRDAQNLHQDGMADITPEGILRLTNTEKKNSVGHCFYSNPVQFHHNSSSSSANGNTTTAVSFSTTFVFAIVSETEISGQGLAFVIAPKRGLPGALANQFLGLFNGKNNGKPENHVFAVELDTSEDVEYDHDSNHVGININDLKSVKEKPAGYYTDENGGYKSLLLKSGRAMQVWVEYDGSQKQINVTIAPIKVNKPNVPLLSFHQDLSTILLDTMYVGFSSSTRTAQTFHYILGWSFQINGDAQGLEISSLPKLPEGKSKMLTIVLSTVMSSVVLIAICLGIFLVLRKRKFAELVEEWEHIYGTHRFTYKDLYTATKGFAEKEIIGSGAFGQVYRGVLPSSKMEVAVKKVSHDSSRGMQQFIAEIVSIGKLRHRNLVQLYGYCRRKGELLLVYEFLSCGSLEKFIFPSHSDAASSSPRAILNWTQRFKVIKGVASGLVYLHEEWEKVVIHRDVKASNVLLDSEMNPKLGDFGLAMLFDHGTGDAFTSRVAGTPGYIAPEMTRSGYASTSTDVYSFGVFLLEVACGKRPGEVKTDSTDLWALEMSDTINLAFASPRAPLGDLYPYGVDGTTTGFSSTPEVSVISGTR, encoded by the exons ATGTTCGTGTTCAAGCTCCTGAGttgttctttgtttttctttctcatggTAACTTTGGCTTCCTCGGTAGCAGATCTTGGCTTTCAGTACAATGGTTTCAGAGATGCTCAGAATTTGCATCAGGATGGCATGGCAGATATCACCCCTGAAGGGATATTGAGGTTAACAAACACGGAAAAGAAAAATTCAGTTGGCCATTGCTTCTACTCCAATCCAGTTCAATTCCATCATaactcttcatcatcatcagccaaCGGTAACACTACTACTGCAGTCTCCTTCTCTACTACTTTCGTCTTTGCCATAGTCTCCGAGACCGAAATAAGTGGTCAGGGGCTTGCCTTTGTTATTGCACCTAAAAGAGGGCTACCTGGAGCTCTAGCTAACCAATTTCTTGGTCTTTTCAATGGGAAAAACAATGGAAAACCTGAAAACCATGTTTTTGCAGTGGAGCTAGATACTAGCGAAGATGTTGAGTATGATCACGACAGTAACCatgttggtatcaatattaacgacttaaagtctgTTAAGGAAAAACCCGCTGGGTATTACACTGATGAGAATGGTGGGTACAAGAGCTTACTTCTTAAAAGTGGGAGAGCCATGCAAGTTTGGGTGGAATATGATGGGTCGCAGAAGCAAATTAATGTAACAATAGCTCCAATTAAGGTAAACAAACCAAATGTTCCGTTGTTATCttttcaccaagatctttcaacCATCCTCTTGGACACTATGTATGTGGGGTTTTCATCGTCTACTCGAACCGCGCAAACATTTCATTACATATTAGGATGGAGTTTTCAGATTAACGGCGATGCTCAAGGTCTGGAGATCTCTAGCCTTCCCAAGCTTCCAGAAGGTAAATCAAAAATGTTGACGATTGTGTTGTCAACAGTTATGTCATCTGTCGTGTTAATAGCGATATGCTTGGGCATCTTTTTGGTCCTAAGGAAGAGAAAGTTCGCGGAGTTGGTAGAGGAGTGGGAACATATTTACGGGACACATAGATTCACATATAAAGATCTATACACGGCTACAAAAGGGTTTGCAGAGAAAGAGATTATAGGGTCGGGCGCCTTTGGTCAGGTCTACAGAGGTGTATTGCCCTCTTCTAAAATGGAAGTTGCTGTCAAGAAAGTCTCCCATGATTCATCTCGTGGGATGCAGCAATTTATTGCAGAAATTGTCAGCATAGGCAAGCTACGGCACCGAAACTTAGTACAACTCTATGGCTATTGCAGGCGAAAGGGAGAGCTACTTTTAGTGTATGAGTTCCTGTCCTGTGGAAGCTTAGAGAAGTTCATATTCCCGTCTCATTCGGATGCAGCATCTTCATCACCAAGAGCAATACTTAATTGGACTCAAAGATTTAAAGTCATAAAAGGTGTAGCTTCAGGACTAGTTTATCTACATGAAGAATGGGAAAAGGTTGTGATTCACAGAGATGTGAAGGCAAGCAATGTTTTATTAGATTCTGAAATGAATCCAAAATTGGGTGATTTTGGTCTTGCAATGTTATTTGACCATGGGACAGGTGATGCTTTTACTTCTAGGGTTGCAGGCACACCGGGTTATATCGCACCAGAAATGACTAGAAGCGGATATGCATCAACCAGCACTGACGTGTACTCTTTTGGGGTTTTCTTGCTTGAAGTTGCTTGTGGGAAGAGACCAGGAGAGGTAAAAACAGACTCAACAG ATTTGTGGGCTCTTGAGATGAGCGATACCATCAATCTAGCGTTCGCGAGCCCTCGAGCACCTTTGGGAGACTTGTATCCTTATGGTGTAGACGGTACAACCACTGGATTTTCGTCTACACCCGAAGTGTCAGTGATTTCTGGTACCCGCTGA
- the LOC113344684 gene encoding L-type lectin-domain containing receptor kinase IV.1-like isoform X1, with the protein MFVFKLLSCSLFFFLMVTLASSVADLGFQYNGFRDAQNLHQDGMADITPEGILRLTNTEKKNSVGHCFYSNPVQFHHNSSSSSANGNTTTAVSFSTTFVFAIVSETEISGQGLAFVIAPKRGLPGALANQFLGLFNGKNNGKPENHVFAVELDTSEDVEYDHDSNHVGININDLKSVKEKPAGYYTDENGGYKSLLLKSGRAMQVWVEYDGSQKQINVTIAPIKVNKPNVPLLSFHQDLSTILLDTMYVGFSSSTRTAQTFHYILGWSFQINGDAQGLEISSLPKLPEGKSKMLTIVLSTVMSSVVLIAICLGIFLVLRKRKFAELVEEWEHIYGTHRFTYKDLYTATKGFAEKEIIGSGAFGQVYRGVLPSSKMEVAVKKVSHDSSRGMQQFIAEIVSIGKLRHRNLVQLYGYCRRKGELLLVYEFLSCGSLEKFIFPSHSDAASSSPRAILNWTQRFKVIKGVASGLVYLHEEWEKVVIHRDVKASNVLLDSEMNPKLGDFGLAMLFDHGTGDAFTSRVAGTPGYIAPEMTRSGYASTSTDVYSFGVFLLEVACGKRPGEVKTDSTGEHLVYLVDLVLSRSRKGIILETIDPIFGNEYVAEEIDLVLKLGLLCTHTNSEFRPTMRQVMQYLNGDAALLQTDLWALEMSDTINLAFASPRAPLGDLYPYGVDGTTTGFSSTPEVSVISGTR; encoded by the coding sequence ATGTTCGTGTTCAAGCTCCTGAGttgttctttgtttttctttctcatggTAACTTTGGCTTCCTCGGTAGCAGATCTTGGCTTTCAGTACAATGGTTTCAGAGATGCTCAGAATTTGCATCAGGATGGCATGGCAGATATCACCCCTGAAGGGATATTGAGGTTAACAAACACGGAAAAGAAAAATTCAGTTGGCCATTGCTTCTACTCCAATCCAGTTCAATTCCATCATaactcttcatcatcatcagccaaCGGTAACACTACTACTGCAGTCTCCTTCTCTACTACTTTCGTCTTTGCCATAGTCTCCGAGACCGAAATAAGTGGTCAGGGGCTTGCCTTTGTTATTGCACCTAAAAGAGGGCTACCTGGAGCTCTAGCTAACCAATTTCTTGGTCTTTTCAATGGGAAAAACAATGGAAAACCTGAAAACCATGTTTTTGCAGTGGAGCTAGATACTAGCGAAGATGTTGAGTATGATCACGACAGTAACCatgttggtatcaatattaacgacttaaagtctgTTAAGGAAAAACCCGCTGGGTATTACACTGATGAGAATGGTGGGTACAAGAGCTTACTTCTTAAAAGTGGGAGAGCCATGCAAGTTTGGGTGGAATATGATGGGTCGCAGAAGCAAATTAATGTAACAATAGCTCCAATTAAGGTAAACAAACCAAATGTTCCGTTGTTATCttttcaccaagatctttcaacCATCCTCTTGGACACTATGTATGTGGGGTTTTCATCGTCTACTCGAACCGCGCAAACATTTCATTACATATTAGGATGGAGTTTTCAGATTAACGGCGATGCTCAAGGTCTGGAGATCTCTAGCCTTCCCAAGCTTCCAGAAGGTAAATCAAAAATGTTGACGATTGTGTTGTCAACAGTTATGTCATCTGTCGTGTTAATAGCGATATGCTTGGGCATCTTTTTGGTCCTAAGGAAGAGAAAGTTCGCGGAGTTGGTAGAGGAGTGGGAACATATTTACGGGACACATAGATTCACATATAAAGATCTATACACGGCTACAAAAGGGTTTGCAGAGAAAGAGATTATAGGGTCGGGCGCCTTTGGTCAGGTCTACAGAGGTGTATTGCCCTCTTCTAAAATGGAAGTTGCTGTCAAGAAAGTCTCCCATGATTCATCTCGTGGGATGCAGCAATTTATTGCAGAAATTGTCAGCATAGGCAAGCTACGGCACCGAAACTTAGTACAACTCTATGGCTATTGCAGGCGAAAGGGAGAGCTACTTTTAGTGTATGAGTTCCTGTCCTGTGGAAGCTTAGAGAAGTTCATATTCCCGTCTCATTCGGATGCAGCATCTTCATCACCAAGAGCAATACTTAATTGGACTCAAAGATTTAAAGTCATAAAAGGTGTAGCTTCAGGACTAGTTTATCTACATGAAGAATGGGAAAAGGTTGTGATTCACAGAGATGTGAAGGCAAGCAATGTTTTATTAGATTCTGAAATGAATCCAAAATTGGGTGATTTTGGTCTTGCAATGTTATTTGACCATGGGACAGGTGATGCTTTTACTTCTAGGGTTGCAGGCACACCGGGTTATATCGCACCAGAAATGACTAGAAGCGGATATGCATCAACCAGCACTGACGTGTACTCTTTTGGGGTTTTCTTGCTTGAAGTTGCTTGTGGGAAGAGACCAGGAGAGGTAAAAACAGACTCAACAGGTGAGCATTTGGTTTATCTGGTAGATTTGGTTCTGTCTCGTTCTAGGAAAGGCATTATTCTTGAAACCATTGATCCAATTTTTGGAAATGAATATGTAGCAGAGGAGATAGACTTGGTTTTGAAACTTGGGTTGTTATGTACTCATACTAATTCTGAATTTAGACCAACAATGAGACAAGTTATGCAGTATCTGAATGGAGATGCAGCTTTGCTTCAAACAGATTTGTGGGCTCTTGAGATGAGCGATACCATCAATCTAGCGTTCGCGAGCCCTCGAGCACCTTTGGGAGACTTGTATCCTTATGGTGTAGACGGTACAACCACTGGATTTTCGTCTACACCCGAAGTGTCAGTGATTTCTGGTACCCGCTGA